In the Spirochaetota bacterium genome, one interval contains:
- a CDS encoding cation-transporting P-type ATPase codes for MESIIGKHWHHIDISEVSSLLGTDTSHGLDIHEHRRRLDHFGPNTITQKKGKGPLVRFLLQFHQPLVYILIASGMVTGVLGEWVDSSVIFGVVLVNALIGFLQEAKAVSAIEALAGTVRTEATVMRAGKRERVDASEVVPGDIIFLQSGDKVPADMRLFSVKQFRTDESALTGESLPAEKTAEPLAEDTTLADRRNMAYASSLVTYGQGEGIVVATGDGTELGAISGLIAAAPDLQTPLTKKMARFSRLLLYLILVLAGATFGVGVWRGEPAMEMFMSAVALAVGAIPEGLPAALTITLAIGVSRMARRNAVIRRLPAVETLGSTTVICSDKTGTLTQNQMTVQAVYAGGSLYEVTGTGYRPDGSILRGGTAADIAADSALRECLVAGLLCNDSDLRRSDGGEWTVHGDPTEIALITAAVKGGLDFASLKAAMPRRDVIPFESQNQFMATLHEAGGESRIYVKGAIEVVLGFCKNAADGGGSMAPLDAGAVTRKAESMAGRGLRVIAFAKKNTGGEGLSQETLSGMTLLGLQGMIDPPRPEALGAVQASQEAGIAVKMITGDHLATARSIAARLGILAGETNPAAPSGAMAGAEIESLSDEALSVRIEGTAVFARVTPEQKLRLVDALQDRGHVVAMTGDGVNDAPALKTADIGIAMGIAGTEVAREAADMLLTDDNFATIEAAVEEGRGVFDNLTKFMVWTIPTNLGEGLVILAAVFAGVAMPILPVQILWINMTTAVLLGLMLAFEPKEPGLMTRPPRDPAAPIITGALIFRIVLVGALLLAGAFGLFELEMAASGNLAVARTVAVNVFVMGELLYLFNCRSLTESIFRVGFFTNPLLFAGVAAMILLQLGFTYIPAMNSLFHSAPIGPAHWGYIVACAVAIYAMVGMEKMISGRLRRRRNKKAG; via the coding sequence ATGGAATCAATCATAGGCAAGCACTGGCACCATATTGACATTTCGGAGGTCTCCAGCCTCCTGGGAACGGACACCTCCCACGGTCTGGATATTCACGAACACAGGCGCCGGCTGGATCATTTCGGCCCCAACACCATCACCCAGAAAAAGGGGAAGGGCCCGCTGGTCCGCTTTCTCCTGCAGTTCCATCAGCCCCTGGTTTACATCCTCATTGCCTCGGGCATGGTCACCGGCGTCCTCGGTGAGTGGGTCGACTCAAGCGTCATCTTCGGCGTGGTACTGGTCAATGCACTTATCGGTTTTTTGCAGGAGGCGAAGGCGGTTTCAGCCATTGAAGCGCTGGCGGGAACGGTCCGGACCGAGGCGACGGTCATGCGGGCCGGAAAGCGCGAGCGCGTGGACGCGTCGGAGGTCGTTCCCGGCGACATCATTTTCCTGCAGTCGGGAGACAAGGTGCCCGCGGACATGCGCCTCTTTTCCGTGAAGCAATTCCGGACCGACGAGTCCGCCCTGACCGGCGAGTCGCTCCCGGCCGAAAAAACAGCGGAGCCCCTGGCGGAGGACACAACTCTCGCGGACCGCCGCAACATGGCCTACGCGTCTTCCCTGGTCACCTACGGCCAGGGGGAAGGAATCGTCGTGGCCACCGGCGACGGCACCGAGCTGGGAGCCATTTCCGGGCTCATAGCCGCCGCCCCGGACCTGCAGACGCCGCTGACGAAAAAAATGGCCCGCTTCAGCAGGCTTCTCCTGTACCTGATCCTGGTCCTGGCCGGCGCGACCTTTGGCGTCGGCGTGTGGCGCGGGGAGCCGGCGATGGAGATGTTCATGTCCGCCGTGGCCCTCGCCGTTGGAGCCATTCCCGAGGGCCTCCCCGCGGCCCTCACCATAACGCTGGCCATCGGCGTTTCCCGCATGGCCCGGCGCAATGCCGTGATACGGCGCCTCCCCGCCGTCGAGACACTGGGAAGTACGACCGTCATCTGCTCGGACAAGACCGGAACTCTCACGCAGAACCAGATGACGGTGCAGGCCGTATATGCCGGCGGATCCCTGTACGAGGTAACCGGCACGGGATACAGGCCCGATGGCTCGATACTCCGCGGCGGCACCGCCGCCGATATCGCCGCTGACTCGGCTCTCCGTGAATGCCTCGTTGCGGGACTGCTCTGCAACGACAGTGACCTGAGAAGGTCGGACGGCGGCGAGTGGACCGTCCACGGCGATCCGACAGAAATAGCCCTCATCACCGCGGCTGTCAAAGGAGGCTTGGATTTCGCTTCACTCAAGGCGGCGATGCCGCGAAGGGATGTCATCCCCTTTGAGTCGCAGAACCAGTTCATGGCGACGCTCCATGAAGCCGGCGGCGAATCCCGTATCTATGTCAAGGGAGCCATCGAGGTGGTCCTCGGCTTCTGCAAAAACGCCGCGGACGGCGGCGGCTCCATGGCGCCCCTGGACGCCGGAGCAGTGACGAGGAAGGCGGAATCGATGGCGGGGCGGGGCCTCAGGGTCATAGCCTTCGCCAAAAAGAACACCGGCGGCGAAGGCCTGTCGCAGGAAACCCTTTCCGGCATGACGCTCCTCGGGCTCCAGGGGATGATCGACCCGCCGCGGCCCGAGGCCCTGGGGGCCGTACAGGCCTCCCAGGAAGCCGGCATTGCGGTCAAGATGATTACCGGCGACCACCTGGCCACGGCGCGCTCCATTGCCGCCCGCCTGGGGATACTGGCGGGGGAAACCAATCCAGCGGCGCCGTCGGGGGCCATGGCCGGCGCGGAGATCGAGAGTCTGAGCGACGAAGCCCTGTCCGTCCGCATTGAGGGCACGGCCGTGTTCGCCCGCGTCACCCCGGAGCAGAAGCTGCGCCTGGTGGACGCCCTCCAGGACAGGGGGCACGTGGTCGCCATGACCGGCGACGGCGTGAACGACGCGCCGGCCCTGAAAACGGCCGATATCGGCATCGCCATGGGCATCGCCGGCACCGAGGTGGCGCGCGAAGCGGCGGACATGCTTCTCACCGACGACAATTTCGCCACTATCGAGGCGGCGGTCGAGGAGGGTCGGGGCGTCTTCGACAATCTCACCAAATTCATGGTCTGGACCATCCCCACGAACCTCGGCGAGGGCCTGGTGATCCTCGCGGCGGTCTTCGCCGGCGTCGCCATGCCGATCCTGCCGGTGCAGATCCTCTGGATCAACATGACCACCGCCGTCCTGCTCGGGCTCATGCTCGCCTTCGAGCCGAAGGAGCCGGGGCTGATGACGCGCCCGCCCCGGGACCCGGCGGCGCCGATCATAACCGGCGCCCTGATATTCCGGATCGTGCTGGTGGGTGCGCTCCTGCTGGCGGGCGCCTTCGGCCTTTTCGAGCTTGAAATGGCCGCGTCGGGAAACCTGGCGGTCGCCCGGACAGTGGCGGTGAACGTCTTTGTCATGGGGGAACTGCTCTACCTTTTCAACTGCCGGTCCCTCACCGAATCAATATTCAGGGTCGGTTTTTTCACCAATCCCCTCCTCTTCGCCGGTGTCGCCGCCATGATTCTTCTGCAGCTCGGGTTCACGTATATACCCGCCATGAACTCACTTTTTCACAGCGCCCCGATAGGGCCCGCGCACTGGGGATACATCGTGGCCTGCGCCGTGGCGATTTACGCCATGGTGGGGATGGAGAAAATGATCAGCGGGCGGCTGCGCCGCCGGAGGAATAAAAAAGCCGGGTGA
- a CDS encoding acyltransferase family protein: MRKYYLDNLRWLMIVVLFPYHVLLIYSSIGSYYFHAANSAIANAFILSFAPWFMQLLFTIAGIAAYHSLKKRAAAEYLKERVSKLLLPALTGVILVIPVSTYYGSLYNGNTGGFPGFWLDMFSHPLHYLGIGLLVGPLWFLLYLFIVSLAAFPLIMKYEKGKWRIPIEKISMPLLLSLIIPLAIGSFFLDLYPEKSLVQFFLLFMFGYFLLSDDGIQQKLEDKRWPLFILFLALTAIYLAITVPGFGTTRSAPGTSTFSLSALPSMFGIKIYENSLLWLGVLSVMGMGKHYLEFKNRMTIYMSAASFAIYIFHIAWVNLFAYYIIAWMPDMMVLQVILTLALSFIFTLATFEAVKRIKGIRFLFGIK; the protein is encoded by the coding sequence ATGAGAAAATATTACCTGGATAATCTGCGCTGGCTCATGATTGTGGTCCTGTTCCCCTACCATGTCCTATTAATATACAGCAGCATAGGGTCCTACTATTTCCACGCCGCCAACTCGGCCATTGCCAATGCCTTCATACTCAGTTTCGCTCCCTGGTTCATGCAACTGCTCTTCACCATTGCCGGAATCGCCGCATATCATTCCCTCAAAAAGAGGGCGGCGGCGGAATATCTGAAAGAAAGAGTGTCGAAGCTCCTCCTCCCCGCGTTGACAGGCGTTATTCTGGTGATACCGGTAAGCACCTATTATGGCTCCCTCTACAATGGCAATACCGGCGGATTCCCGGGCTTCTGGCTCGACATGTTTTCCCACCCTCTGCACTACCTCGGGATTGGCCTACTCGTAGGCCCCCTCTGGTTCCTGTTATACCTTTTCATAGTGTCCCTTGCCGCGTTCCCCCTCATTATGAAATATGAAAAAGGAAAATGGAGGATTCCGATAGAGAAGATATCCATGCCCCTATTGCTGTCGCTGATTATCCCCCTGGCAATTGGAAGCTTTTTCCTGGACCTCTATCCTGAAAAAAGCCTTGTGCAATTCTTCCTGCTCTTCATGTTCGGCTACTTCCTCTTATCAGACGACGGCATCCAGCAAAAACTGGAGGACAAGAGATGGCCGCTTTTCATTTTGTTCCTGGCTTTGACCGCCATCTATCTTGCGATAACCGTACCCGGCTTTGGCACCACGAGAAGCGCCCCCGGCACCTCCACATTCTCATTGTCCGCCCTGCCATCGATGTTTGGAATAAAAATATATGAGAACTCCCTCCTGTGGCTGGGAGTCCTGAGCGTAATGGGCATGGGCAAGCATTACCTGGAATTCAAAAATCGGATGACAATCTATATGTCAGCTGCGTCCTTCGCCATATATATCTTCCACATAGCCTGGGTCAACCTGTTCGCTTACTACATTATTGCCTGGATGCCAGACATGATGGTCCTGCAGGTGATTCTCACCCTGGCCCTGAGCTTTATATTCACCCTGGCCACCTTTGAAGCGGTAAAAAGGATCAAGGGGATCAGGTTTCTTTTCGGGATCAAGTGA
- a CDS encoding thioesterase family protein, with product MSRVHITMPDTFIFSTELQVRLADVVGGFHLGNHVLVSYFNEALMLCLREYGFPTPEIDGAVLINADLAVIYKSESFHGDFLKIDVAAGNFTRAGFDFHFRITNRRTGRETASAKMGMLFLNHDTRKSADMPRRFRDVFEKIGSGGR from the coding sequence ATGTCGCGCGTTCACATAACCATGCCGGATACATTCATTTTCTCGACCGAGCTCCAGGTGCGCCTCGCCGACGTTGTGGGCGGATTTCACCTGGGCAACCATGTCCTCGTCTCATACTTCAACGAGGCGCTCATGCTCTGCCTGCGCGAGTACGGCTTCCCGACGCCGGAAATAGACGGAGCCGTGCTCATCAACGCGGACCTCGCGGTCATCTATAAAAGCGAGTCGTTTCACGGGGATTTTTTAAAGATCGATGTCGCGGCCGGCAATTTCACCAGGGCGGGATTCGATTTCCATTTCAGGATCACAAACCGGAGAACTGGCAGGGAGACCGCTTCCGCCAAAATGGGAATGCTTTTTTTAAACCATGACACGAGAAAATCCGCTGACATGCCCCGGCGCTTCAGGGATGTCTTTGAAAAAATTGGCTCCGGCGGCAGATAA
- a CDS encoding InlB B-repeat-containing protein, with the protein MKYTLFFCCMAATLLTAGCSYSAIEERDNRIIKKLATLYNTKPTIRTHEVAYNGNGNSAGSVPVDTNSYGEGQTVTILGNTGNLMKDGYTFIGWAFNGDGSGTTYQEGQTFSMGTSNTTLYALWTSRPTYSITYMSNGSTSGAVPAGTTNYLQGTTVAILGNSRSLKKNNFTFAGWNTLTDGTGTNYSPGQTLIMGTSNIVLYAKWITFSFVFDFGTYSGSYKNVYTIWAENSDEGFYYPIYICNRLQGIGGALTGTALPYWKINKYPHMKDAEIDAVTGATQQNTNFTVSFNLPVDAPRQFTVYFETDVSYNPNDWFTDQPAILYSSVVDMDNLQDNYSLSFKGWTANEKTAGVIPGADIGMLQAELRYITNLKDGSGFGAADSRSETDLVDSANVAVSH; encoded by the coding sequence ATGAAATATACACTATTCTTTTGCTGCATGGCTGCAACATTGCTGACAGCCGGATGCAGTTATTCTGCCATCGAAGAGCGAGATAACAGGATAATAAAGAAACTCGCGACCCTTTATAACACAAAACCGACTATCAGAACCCATGAGGTTGCTTATAATGGCAATGGCAATTCGGCCGGTTCTGTGCCGGTTGATACCAATTCCTACGGGGAGGGCCAGACAGTAACCATACTCGGCAATACCGGCAATCTCATGAAAGATGGATACACCTTCATTGGCTGGGCCTTCAATGGTGATGGCAGCGGTACAACCTATCAGGAAGGCCAGACCTTCTCCATGGGAACGTCAAATACAACATTATACGCACTCTGGACGTCAAGACCTACATATTCGATAACATATATGAGTAATGGAAGCACCAGCGGTGCTGTCCCAGCCGGTACGACTAACTATCTACAGGGTACAACAGTCGCCATCCTGGGCAATTCAAGAAGCCTGAAAAAGAACAACTTTACATTTGCAGGATGGAACACACTGACTGATGGAACCGGGACAAATTACTCGCCCGGACAGACCCTCATCATGGGCACATCTAATATTGTATTGTACGCGAAATGGATTACCTTTTCCTTTGTTTTTGATTTCGGCACGTATTCCGGTTCGTATAAAAATGTTTATACCATATGGGCCGAAAATAGCGATGAAGGATTCTATTATCCAATTTATATCTGCAACCGCCTCCAGGGAATCGGGGGAGCATTGACAGGCACGGCCCTTCCATATTGGAAAATCAACAAGTATCCACATATGAAAGACGCCGAGATTGATGCTGTTACAGGGGCTACACAGCAAAATACCAACTTCACCGTGTCATTCAATCTACCGGTGGACGCCCCCCGCCAATTCACGGTATATTTTGAAACAGACGTGTCATATAATCCCAACGATTGGTTTACAGATCAACCTGCTATTTTGTATTCATCAGTGGTTGATATGGACAACCTACAGGACAACTATTCTCTTTCTTTCAAGGGATGGACTGCCAATGAAAAAACAGCAGGGGTAATCCCTGGCGCCGATATTGGAATGCTTCAAGCCGAACTCAGGTATATTACAAATCTAAAAGACGGTTCCGGCTTTGGCGCAGCGGACAGCCGGTCTGAAACCGACCTTGTGGATTCTGCGAATGTTGCCGTGAGTCATTAA
- a CDS encoding AsmA-like C-terminal domain-containing protein, with amino-acid sequence MTQHVKKIFIYILFFIIAAAYTALRSVDDINYALNHAPVKSILVRYLQRKFNAPVNVSRLHVAMFQEPGISFTRVMIGPPDGYHVSAGEVTLIFSPLQRFTEGDWLKRIRLDRLRLEITADFPADSPKLPEFSLPEIEVRDPDITLHLGAKIISIDGPMTGYARVRSNGKISITGQIHFDNTRFRFSDDIIRLRGSVMIRNRDICSPGLDFISEPLVVSASGTYTREDRRTFHGKVRIRNLEVGGGRGGGSPILDVILEQLNGGADFGIEGMTLFGVPIESVTSRAVAREGSLILEELQARGSFMNGGGTVIVTPGRNTAFDVAFVLRNFEIRRVLDTVFPGKQPWVEGAMNLEGRVWGNSGSIYGDLLFSSFNGRLLKFDSLSKMFGAFNFYKLVLNRNPDFVQKGFHYNSVLSRLTIKESVISFDNLYLDSNSIQMSATGKYMMKDDRIDALLGVRPLETIDRAVGLIPVIGWLLVGANEGMIVIYCRMTGTFDDLKVVPAPMITIARGISNTLIRTIMLPYTIFTKPQKLIPGLAGRPDNMPSHLAPEVKGPPSKGVRR; translated from the coding sequence ATGACACAGCACGTAAAAAAAATTTTCATATATATTCTCTTCTTCATCATCGCCGCGGCCTATACGGCCCTCAGGTCCGTTGACGACATCAACTATGCCCTCAACCATGCGCCGGTAAAAAGCATCCTGGTGCGGTACCTCCAGAGGAAATTCAACGCGCCGGTCAACGTCAGCCGGCTCCATGTGGCGATGTTCCAGGAGCCGGGCATCAGCTTCACACGGGTCATGATAGGGCCCCCCGACGGATACCACGTGTCGGCCGGCGAAGTGACCCTTATCTTCTCGCCGCTCCAGCGCTTTACCGAGGGCGACTGGCTGAAGCGCATACGCCTGGACCGCCTCCGCCTCGAGATAACGGCCGATTTCCCCGCCGACAGCCCGAAGCTGCCCGAGTTTTCCCTGCCGGAGATCGAGGTTCGCGACCCTGACATCACCCTCCATCTCGGCGCGAAGATCATCTCCATCGACGGCCCCATGACCGGGTACGCCCGGGTCAGGTCGAACGGCAAAATCTCCATCACCGGTCAGATCCATTTCGACAATACGCGGTTCCGGTTCAGCGACGATATCATCAGGCTGCGCGGCTCCGTCATGATCCGTAACCGGGACATATGCTCGCCCGGCCTCGACTTCATATCGGAACCTCTCGTGGTGTCCGCCTCCGGGACCTACACCCGGGAAGACCGGAGGACCTTCCACGGAAAGGTCCGTATCAGGAACCTGGAGGTCGGCGGGGGCCGCGGCGGCGGGAGCCCCATCCTAGATGTGATCCTCGAGCAGCTCAACGGCGGCGCCGATTTCGGCATCGAGGGCATGACCCTCTTCGGCGTTCCCATAGAGAGCGTCACATCACGGGCGGTGGCGAGGGAGGGCTCCCTCATCCTGGAGGAGCTGCAGGCCCGGGGCTCCTTCATGAACGGCGGCGGCACCGTGATCGTGACGCCGGGGCGGAACACCGCCTTTGATGTCGCCTTCGTGCTGAGGAATTTCGAGATAAGACGGGTCCTGGACACGGTGTTCCCCGGGAAGCAGCCGTGGGTCGAGGGGGCCATGAACCTGGAGGGCAGGGTCTGGGGGAACAGCGGCTCCATCTACGGGGACCTGCTCTTTTCGTCGTTCAACGGCAGGCTCCTTAAGTTCGACTCATTGTCGAAGATGTTCGGCGCCTTCAATTTCTACAAGCTGGTGCTGAACCGCAACCCGGACTTCGTGCAAAAGGGGTTCCACTACAATTCGGTGCTGTCGCGCCTCACCATCAAGGAGAGCGTCATATCCTTCGACAACCTATACCTCGACAGCAACTCCATCCAGATGTCGGCCACCGGCAAATACATGATGAAAGACGACAGGATCGACGCGCTCCTGGGCGTCAGGCCCCTGGAGACCATCGACCGTGCCGTGGGCCTGATACCGGTCATCGGCTGGCTACTGGTGGGAGCGAACGAGGGAATGATCGTCATCTACTGTCGAATGACCGGGACCTTCGACGATCTCAAGGTCGTGCCCGCGCCGATGATAACGATCGCGCGCGGCATCAGCAACACCCTGATCCGCACCATCATGCTGCCCTATACCATCTTCACGAAGCCCCAGAAGCTGATACCGGGGCTGGCGGGCAGGCCTGACAACATGCCCTCCCACCTGGCCCCCGAGGTCAAAGGACCGCCGTCAAAAGGCGTACGCCGCTGA
- a CDS encoding MarC family protein, with the protein MDVQFIPTVFFTLFFVVDPLGLIPVFLVYLAGYRDHKRKRIIIRSIGISIAVSVFFILFGRYLLGFLGISTGSFLVAGGILLFIISMEMLLGQASRIKMRDIGDHDQPEEERDVSVFPLAIPMLCGPGNIAALVMFSTEAQGDIIKLGIIVGVSVMVFLMALVVMFFSDHISDALGATGISITQKLMGLILSAMSVQFIRNGLFELGIIR; encoded by the coding sequence ATGGATGTACAGTTCATCCCCACGGTTTTCTTTACTCTTTTTTTTGTGGTGGATCCGCTGGGTTTGATCCCGGTTTTCCTGGTCTATCTGGCGGGGTATCGTGACCATAAAAGAAAAAGGATAATCATACGGTCTATTGGAATTTCCATAGCGGTTTCCGTATTCTTTATCCTGTTTGGAAGATATCTCCTCGGGTTTCTGGGGATTTCGACAGGATCCTTCCTGGTAGCAGGGGGGATCCTGCTTTTTATTATCTCCATGGAAATGCTGCTGGGCCAGGCGTCGCGGATCAAGATGCGCGATATCGGCGACCATGACCAGCCGGAGGAGGAGCGCGACGTGTCGGTGTTTCCACTGGCGATCCCGATGCTCTGCGGCCCCGGCAACATCGCAGCCCTGGTCATGTTCAGCACCGAGGCCCAGGGAGATATTATTAAGCTCGGCATCATCGTGGGTGTCTCAGTCATGGTGTTCCTGATGGCGTTGGTGGTGATGTTCTTTTCGGACCATATCAGCGACGCCCTCGGCGCCACGGGGATTTCCATAACGCAGAAGCTGATGGGCCTTATCCTGTCGGCCATGTCCGTGCAGTTTATAAGGAACGGGCTTTTCGAACTGGGTATTATCAGGTGA